Proteins found in one Paraburkholderia caballeronis genomic segment:
- a CDS encoding CaiB/BaiF CoA transferase family protein, whose product MGALSHIRVLDLTRVLAGPWCAQTLADFGADVIKIERPDAGDDTRHWGPPYLKTPDGEDTREAAYYLAANRNKRSVTVDIATPEGQRIVRELAAKSDVVLENYKAGQLKKYGLDYESLREVKPDLVYCSVTGFGQTGPYASRAGYDFIVQGIGGFMSITGERDALPGGGPQKAGVAIADLMTGMYSTIAVLTALAHRDRTGVGQYIDMALLDVQVAMLANMNSNYLASGKPPVRWGNAHPNIVPYQTFQTSDSWIIVAVGNDGQFRKFVDAGGRPDLADDVRFATNPERVRHRDTLVPILAEMVRTRTKADWIGALEAAGVPCGPINDLAEVFDNEQVVARGMQVDLPHPSGATVKLVRNPIRMTETPPRVESHPPTLGEHTDAVLRDVLGFSDAQIAELRERRAI is encoded by the coding sequence ATGGGCGCACTTAGCCACATCCGCGTACTCGACCTGACCCGCGTGCTCGCGGGTCCGTGGTGCGCGCAGACCCTCGCCGACTTCGGCGCGGACGTGATCAAGATCGAGCGCCCGGACGCTGGCGACGACACCCGCCACTGGGGGCCTCCGTATCTGAAGACGCCGGACGGCGAGGACACGCGCGAGGCCGCGTATTACCTCGCGGCGAACCGCAACAAGCGCTCGGTGACCGTCGACATCGCGACGCCCGAAGGCCAGCGGATCGTCCGCGAACTGGCGGCGAAAAGCGACGTCGTGCTGGAAAACTACAAGGCCGGCCAGTTGAAGAAGTACGGGCTCGACTACGAGTCGCTGCGCGAAGTGAAACCCGACCTCGTCTACTGCTCGGTGACCGGTTTCGGGCAGACCGGGCCGTATGCGTCGCGCGCGGGTTACGACTTCATCGTGCAGGGGATCGGCGGCTTCATGAGCATCACCGGCGAGCGCGACGCGCTGCCGGGCGGCGGCCCGCAGAAGGCCGGCGTCGCGATCGCGGACCTGATGACCGGCATGTACTCGACGATCGCGGTGCTGACCGCGCTCGCGCATCGCGACCGCACCGGCGTCGGCCAGTACATCGACATGGCGCTGCTCGACGTGCAGGTCGCGATGCTCGCGAACATGAACTCGAACTACCTCGCGAGCGGCAAGCCGCCGGTCCGCTGGGGCAACGCGCATCCGAACATCGTGCCGTACCAGACGTTCCAGACGAGCGACAGCTGGATCATCGTCGCGGTCGGCAACGACGGGCAGTTCCGCAAGTTCGTCGACGCGGGCGGCCGGCCCGACCTCGCGGACGACGTACGCTTCGCGACCAATCCGGAACGCGTGCGCCATCGCGATACGCTGGTGCCGATCCTCGCGGAGATGGTCAGGACGCGCACGAAGGCCGACTGGATCGGCGCGCTCGAAGCGGCCGGCGTGCCGTGCGGGCCGATCAACGATCTGGCCGAGGTGTTCGACAACGAGCAGGTGGTCGCGCGCGGGATGCAGGTGGATCTGCCGCATCCGTCCGGCGCGACGGTGAAGCTCGTGCGCAACCCGATCCGGATGACGGAGACGCCGCCGCGCGTCGAAAGCCATCCGCCGACGCTCGGCGAGCACACCGACGCGGTGCTGCGCGACGTGCTCGGCTTCAGCGACGCGCAGATCGCGGAACTGCGCGAGCGGCGCGCGATCTGA
- a CDS encoding RBBP9/YdeN family alpha/beta hydrolase, producing the protein MNERSVLVVPGYLDSGEGHWQTRWEALHADFRRVRMPDWLHPDRDAWCRALDAAVAAANGRVLLAAHSLGCLTIACWALRDGAREQIAKVDGALLVAVPDPDGPQFPATATGYGAVPLDTLPFASIVVASSDDPYGGVAFAQRCASAWGSGWENLGARGHINADSGLGDWPQGLAWLASLGRGDRSGTGG; encoded by the coding sequence ATGAACGAACGCAGCGTGCTGGTGGTGCCGGGGTATCTCGATTCGGGCGAAGGCCATTGGCAGACGCGCTGGGAAGCGTTGCACGCGGACTTTCGCCGCGTGCGGATGCCGGACTGGCTTCACCCGGACCGCGACGCGTGGTGCCGCGCGCTCGACGCGGCGGTCGCGGCTGCGAACGGCCGCGTGCTGCTGGCCGCGCACAGCCTCGGATGCCTGACGATCGCCTGCTGGGCGTTGCGCGACGGCGCTCGCGAGCAGATCGCGAAGGTGGACGGCGCGCTGCTGGTCGCGGTGCCGGACCCGGACGGTCCGCAGTTCCCGGCGACTGCGACTGGTTACGGCGCGGTGCCGCTGGACACGCTGCCGTTCGCGAGCATCGTCGTCGCGAGCAGCGACGATCCGTATGGCGGGGTCGCGTTCGCGCAGCGTTGCGCGAGCGCATGGGGCAGCGGCTGGGAGAACCTCGGCGCGCGCGGCCACATCAATGCGGACAGCGGCTTGGGCGACTGGCCGCAGGGGCTGGCGTGGCTCGCTTCGTTGGGGCGGGGCGACCGGTCAGGAACGGGCGGCTGA
- a CDS encoding glutamine--tRNA ligase/YqeY domain fusion protein, which yields MNTERNDAPAASNFIRNIIDDDNRSGKWGSRVETRFPPEPNGYLHIGHAKSICLNFGIAKSYGGVCHLRFDDTNPEKESVEYVESIIDAVKWLGFEWKKDDRDYLFYASDYYDKLYAFAELLIQRGKAYVDSQTADEMRANRGSLTEPGKPSPYRDRSPEENLDLFRRMKAGEFDEGAHVLRAKIDMGSPNINMRDPVIYRIRFAHHYRTGDTWCVYPMYDYTHCISDALENITHSLCTLEFEDHRPLYDWVLNELADAGVFTRPLPQQIEFSRLNLTYAITSKRKLLQLVTEGHVDGWDDPRMPTIVGLRRRGFTAEGIQLFCERIGVTKVDSWIDMSVFEGALRDDLDDKAPRTAAVLDPLKLVIDNFPEGHTEECSAPVHPHHPERGLRTFPISRELWIERDDFTETPPKGFFRLFPGNKVRLRYGYVIECTGADKDENGNVIAVHCNYYPDSKSGTDGANNYKVKGNIHWVSAATACPAEVRLYDRLFREPQPDAGGRNYLEALNPDSKRIVQAYLEPGARDAAAEDRYQFERHGYFVADRVDSKPGKPVFNRIVGLRDSWGK from the coding sequence ATGAATACCGAACGCAACGACGCGCCCGCGGCATCCAATTTCATCCGCAACATCATCGACGACGACAACCGCTCCGGCAAGTGGGGTTCGCGCGTCGAAACGCGCTTCCCGCCGGAGCCGAACGGTTATCTGCACATCGGCCACGCGAAGAGCATCTGCCTGAACTTCGGCATCGCGAAGAGTTATGGCGGCGTGTGCCACCTGCGCTTCGACGACACGAACCCGGAGAAGGAAAGCGTCGAATACGTCGAGTCGATCATCGACGCGGTGAAGTGGCTCGGCTTCGAGTGGAAGAAGGACGACCGCGACTATCTGTTCTACGCGAGCGACTACTACGACAAGCTGTACGCGTTCGCGGAACTGCTGATCCAGCGCGGCAAGGCGTATGTCGACAGCCAGACCGCCGACGAGATGCGCGCGAACCGAGGCTCGCTGACCGAGCCGGGCAAGCCGTCGCCGTATCGCGACCGTTCGCCGGAAGAGAACCTCGACCTGTTCCGCCGGATGAAGGCGGGCGAGTTCGATGAAGGCGCGCACGTGCTGCGCGCGAAGATCGACATGGGTTCGCCGAACATCAACATGCGCGACCCGGTGATCTACCGGATCCGCTTCGCGCATCACTACCGGACCGGCGATACGTGGTGCGTGTACCCGATGTACGACTACACGCACTGCATCTCGGACGCGCTCGAAAACATCACCCACTCGCTGTGCACGCTGGAGTTCGAGGACCATCGCCCGCTGTACGACTGGGTGCTGAACGAACTCGCGGACGCCGGCGTGTTCACGCGGCCACTGCCGCAGCAGATCGAGTTTTCGCGGCTGAACCTCACGTACGCGATCACCAGCAAGCGCAAGCTGCTGCAACTGGTGACCGAAGGCCACGTCGACGGCTGGGACGATCCGCGGATGCCGACCATCGTCGGCCTGCGCCGCCGCGGCTTCACGGCGGAAGGCATCCAGTTGTTCTGCGAGCGCATCGGCGTGACGAAGGTCGATTCGTGGATCGACATGAGCGTGTTCGAAGGCGCGCTGCGCGACGACCTCGACGACAAGGCGCCGCGCACGGCCGCGGTGCTCGATCCGCTGAAGCTCGTCATCGACAACTTCCCGGAAGGCCACACGGAGGAATGCAGCGCGCCGGTCCATCCGCATCATCCGGAACGCGGCCTGCGCACGTTCCCGATCTCGCGCGAACTGTGGATCGAGCGCGACGATTTCACCGAGACGCCGCCGAAGGGCTTTTTCCGGCTGTTCCCGGGCAACAAGGTGCGGCTGCGCTATGGCTATGTGATCGAGTGCACCGGCGCGGACAAGGACGAGAACGGCAACGTGATCGCGGTCCACTGCAACTACTATCCGGACAGCAAGTCGGGCACCGACGGCGCGAACAACTACAAGGTGAAGGGCAACATCCACTGGGTCAGCGCGGCGACTGCGTGCCCGGCCGAAGTGCGGCTGTACGACCGCCTGTTCCGCGAACCGCAGCCGGATGCCGGCGGCCGCAACTACCTTGAGGCGCTGAATCCGGATTCGAAGCGCATCGTGCAGGCGTATCTGGAACCGGGCGCGCGCGACGCGGCGGCGGAAGACCGCTATCAGTTCGAACGGCACGGCTACTTCGTCGCGGATCGCGTCGATTCGAAGCCGGGCAAGCCGGTGTTCAACCGGATCGTCGGCCTGCGCGACAGTTGGGGTAAATAA
- a CDS encoding NUDIX domain-containing protein, translated as MVKDKIVSCGIVLLDSEGRVLLAHATGTNHWDIPKGQGEDGETEIQAALREMVEETGLLLSESRLVDLGRFVYRRDKDLYLFAARAAGDELDLSRCTCTSLFPRHGDGVMIPEMDAYRWTLPVEVDQYASRSLARLFQTTLSLADLHRRL; from the coding sequence ATGGTGAAGGACAAGATCGTGTCGTGCGGCATCGTGCTGCTCGATTCCGAAGGCCGCGTATTGCTCGCGCATGCGACCGGCACGAATCACTGGGACATCCCGAAGGGGCAGGGCGAGGACGGCGAGACCGAAATCCAGGCCGCGCTGCGCGAGATGGTCGAGGAGACCGGGCTGCTGCTCAGTGAATCGCGGCTCGTCGATCTCGGCCGCTTCGTGTACCGGCGCGACAAGGATCTGTACCTGTTCGCCGCGCGCGCGGCCGGCGACGAACTGGACCTGTCGCGCTGCACGTGCACGTCGTTGTTCCCGCGCCATGGCGACGGCGTGATGATTCCCGAGATGGACGCGTACCGCTGGACGTTGCCCGTCGAAGTGGATCAGTACGCGAGCCGCAGCCTTGCGCGGCTGTTCCAGACGACGCTGTCGCTCGCGGACCTGCATCGCCGGCTCTGA
- a CDS encoding cytochrome-c peroxidase — translation MTVRGDARKAMGLAALCAALVLMGCDGRSDGVLPAAQAAPASAAGVAPDPQHGLAQPPTQVGGQSRAEVFEAVRHMTALGKQMFVDPSLSGSGKLSCASCHSPGNAFTPANALSVQLGGGDLHRQGLRAVPTLMYLRSVPQFTLHYHDSDDDGDESVDAGPTGGLTWDGRVNRASDQARIPILSSFEMGSTPGKVAAAVRAAPYADEFRKTFGSAVFDNDDATFKAVLQSLEAFEQTPQVFEPYTSKYDAWLDGKAKLTDAELHGLQLFNDETKGNCASCHISQPTKTGAPPQFSDFGLIAIGVPRNHAIAANRDPKFFDLGVCGPERTDRKEDEYCGLFRTPTLRNVALKKSFFHNGIYHSLDDVLRFYARRDTNPSEFYPVVGGKVRKFDDLPRRYWANLNTDPPFDRKPGDAPVFSDAEIKDVLAFLNTLTDGWQPAAH, via the coding sequence ATGACGGTGCGGGGTGACGCAAGAAAGGCGATGGGACTGGCGGCGCTATGCGCGGCGCTGGTGCTGATGGGCTGTGACGGCCGCAGTGACGGGGTTTTGCCGGCGGCGCAGGCAGCGCCGGCGTCGGCCGCGGGTGTTGCGCCAGATCCGCAACACGGGCTCGCGCAGCCGCCGACGCAGGTCGGCGGCCAGAGCCGCGCGGAAGTGTTCGAGGCCGTGCGTCACATGACGGCGCTCGGCAAGCAGATGTTCGTCGACCCGTCGCTGTCAGGATCGGGAAAGCTGTCGTGTGCTTCCTGTCATAGTCCGGGCAACGCGTTTACGCCGGCGAATGCGCTGTCCGTGCAGCTCGGCGGCGGCGACCTGCATCGCCAGGGGCTGCGTGCGGTGCCGACGCTGATGTATCTGCGTTCCGTGCCGCAGTTCACGCTGCACTATCACGACTCCGACGACGACGGCGACGAAAGCGTCGATGCCGGCCCGACCGGCGGCCTCACGTGGGACGGCCGCGTGAACCGCGCGTCGGATCAGGCGCGCATCCCGATCCTGTCGTCGTTCGAGATGGGCAGCACGCCGGGCAAGGTCGCGGCGGCCGTGCGCGCGGCGCCGTATGCGGACGAGTTCCGCAAGACGTTCGGCAGCGCGGTATTCGACAACGACGACGCGACCTTCAAGGCCGTGCTGCAGTCGCTCGAAGCGTTCGAGCAGACGCCGCAGGTGTTCGAGCCGTACACGAGCAAGTACGACGCATGGCTCGACGGCAAGGCGAAACTCACCGACGCGGAACTGCACGGTCTGCAGCTTTTCAACGACGAGACGAAGGGCAACTGCGCGAGCTGCCACATCAGTCAGCCGACGAAGACCGGCGCGCCGCCGCAGTTCAGCGATTTCGGGCTGATCGCGATCGGCGTGCCGCGCAATCACGCGATCGCCGCGAACCGTGATCCGAAGTTCTTCGACCTCGGCGTGTGCGGTCCCGAGCGCACCGACCGCAAGGAGGACGAATACTGCGGGCTGTTCCGCACGCCGACGCTGCGCAACGTCGCGCTGAAGAAGTCGTTCTTCCACAACGGCATCTATCACTCGCTCGACGACGTGCTGCGCTTCTATGCGCGGCGCGACACGAACCCGTCGGAGTTCTATCCGGTGGTCGGCGGCAAGGTGCGCAAGTTCGACGACCTGCCGCGCCGCTACTGGGCGAACCTGAACACCGATCCGCCGTTCGACCGCAAGCCCGGCGACGCGCCGGTGTTCAGCGATGCGGAGATCAAGGACGTGCTCGCGTTCCTCAACACGCTGACCGACGGCTGGCAACCGGCCGCGCATTGA
- a CDS encoding acid phosphatase, whose product MKKKLIHATPIAVAAAALALSGCGGNDDNPRPSISTIKNIVVIYAENRSFDNLYGTFPGANGLQNATAASKLQLDRSGQPLATLPVAWGGLTQPKQSVTVTEAQTANMPNQPFSINDPAGLNVPLNIATRDLYHRFYENQMQIDGGKNDMFVAWADSGGLVMGNYITNADTLPLWKVAQKYTLADNFFMGAFGGSFLNHQWLVCACTPTFPNALNMNAKTSVSAVENDGTSLTLDPTSPASAMDGKPLFKNSGNLTPDLYAVNTMQPPYQPSGNAPADGGDTALADPNPAAGTTLPPQTATHIGDLLDKANVSWAWYGGAWGAAVAARQSGQWTSVTAGNLTVPNFQTHHQPFNYFADLAPGTEARAKHLLDGGMDGSEFIKAIDAGTLPQVAFYKPQGNLNEHAGYTDVESGDQHIAEVISHLEKSPQWKNMVVVVTYDENGGFWDHVSPPKGDRWGPGSRIPALVVSPLAKKGFVDHTQYDTTSILRLITRRFSLPMLPGLTNRDEKLKANGAQPMGDLTNALDIAL is encoded by the coding sequence ATGAAGAAAAAACTGATCCACGCGACGCCGATCGCCGTCGCGGCCGCGGCGCTGGCGCTGTCCGGTTGCGGCGGCAACGACGACAACCCTCGCCCCAGCATCTCGACGATCAAGAACATCGTCGTGATCTATGCGGAAAACCGCAGCTTCGACAATCTGTACGGCACGTTCCCGGGTGCGAACGGCCTGCAGAACGCAACCGCCGCGAGCAAGCTGCAGCTCGACCGCAGCGGTCAGCCGCTCGCGACGCTGCCGGTCGCCTGGGGTGGCCTCACGCAGCCGAAGCAGAGCGTGACCGTGACCGAGGCGCAGACGGCCAACATGCCGAACCAGCCGTTCTCGATCAACGATCCCGCCGGCCTGAACGTGCCGCTCAACATCGCGACGCGCGACCTGTATCACCGCTTCTACGAGAACCAGATGCAGATCGACGGCGGCAAGAACGACATGTTCGTCGCATGGGCCGATTCGGGTGGTCTCGTGATGGGCAACTACATCACGAACGCCGACACGCTGCCGCTGTGGAAGGTCGCGCAGAAGTACACGCTCGCCGACAACTTCTTCATGGGCGCGTTCGGCGGCTCGTTCCTGAACCACCAGTGGCTGGTCTGCGCGTGCACGCCGACGTTCCCGAACGCGCTCAACATGAACGCGAAGACCTCCGTGTCGGCGGTCGAGAACGACGGCACGTCGCTGACGCTCGACCCGACCTCGCCGGCTTCGGCGATGGACGGCAAGCCGCTGTTCAAGAACTCGGGCAACCTGACGCCTGACCTGTACGCGGTGAACACGATGCAGCCGCCGTACCAGCCGAGCGGCAACGCGCCGGCGGACGGCGGCGATACGGCGCTGGCCGATCCGAACCCGGCCGCCGGCACGACGCTGCCGCCGCAGACGGCGACCCACATCGGCGACCTGCTGGACAAGGCGAACGTGTCGTGGGCATGGTACGGCGGCGCATGGGGCGCGGCGGTCGCGGCGCGCCAGAGCGGTCAGTGGACTTCGGTGACGGCGGGCAACCTGACCGTGCCGAACTTCCAGACGCACCACCAGCCGTTCAACTACTTCGCGGATCTCGCGCCGGGCACGGAAGCGCGCGCGAAGCACCTGCTCGACGGCGGCATGGACGGTTCGGAGTTCATCAAGGCGATCGACGCGGGCACGCTGCCGCAGGTCGCGTTCTACAAGCCGCAGGGCAACCTGAACGAGCACGCGGGTTACACCGACGTCGAGTCGGGCGACCAGCACATCGCGGAGGTGATCTCGCACCTGGAGAAGAGCCCGCAGTGGAAGAACATGGTCGTGGTCGTCACGTACGACGAGAACGGCGGCTTCTGGGATCACGTGTCGCCGCCGAAGGGCGACCGCTGGGGTCCGGGCTCGCGGATTCCGGCGCTGGTGGTGTCGCCGCTCGCGAAGAAGGGTTTCGTCGATCACACGCAGTACGACACGACGTCGATCCTGCGCCTGATCACCCGCCGCTTCTCGCTGCCGATGCTGCCGGGTCTGACGAACCGCGACGAGAAGCTGAAGGCCAACGGCGCGCAGCCGATGGGCGATCTGACTAACGCGCTGGATATTGCGCTTTGA
- a CDS encoding methyltransferase domain-containing protein: MEDNAAPLTDELANLLERVKPFAERTCSICGFRGYFGNCGRPPRIDALCPACGSMERHRLFWLWYAKNDDKLLAPVLHFAPEAILEREFRKKSGSMPGAYRTADLYGVADLKLDIEAIDVESESVGTVICNHVLEHVDDRLALAEIHRILMNHGVLIASVPLIEGWEQTYENDAVTTDAQRDLHFGQADHVRYYGRDFRDRLSEAGFVFEEVTADGASVVEFGLLRGEKFFICRKAETEQHHRDAGLVTRLKRWLRSRAW, encoded by the coding sequence ATGGAGGATAACGCGGCGCCCCTGACCGACGAACTGGCAAATCTGCTTGAGCGGGTGAAGCCGTTTGCCGAACGAACGTGTTCGATCTGCGGGTTCCGCGGCTATTTCGGGAATTGCGGCCGTCCGCCGAGAATCGATGCCCTTTGCCCGGCGTGCGGGTCGATGGAGAGGCACCGGCTGTTCTGGTTGTGGTACGCGAAAAACGACGACAAGCTGCTCGCGCCGGTTTTGCATTTCGCGCCCGAGGCCATTCTTGAGCGTGAATTCAGGAAGAAATCCGGCTCCATGCCAGGCGCTTACAGAACGGCGGATCTATACGGCGTAGCCGACCTCAAGCTCGATATCGAAGCCATCGACGTCGAGAGCGAAAGCGTCGGGACAGTGATCTGCAATCACGTGCTCGAACACGTCGACGACCGATTGGCGCTCGCGGAGATTCACCGGATACTCATGAACCACGGCGTACTCATCGCGTCCGTGCCGCTCATCGAAGGATGGGAACAGACCTACGAGAACGATGCGGTAACGACAGACGCGCAGCGCGACCTCCACTTCGGGCAGGCCGATCACGTTCGATACTACGGCCGTGATTTCAGGGATCGGTTGTCGGAGGCGGGCTTCGTTTTTGAAGAAGTAACAGCGGACGGAGCCAGCGTGGTGGAATTTGGACTGCTTCGCGGCGAGAAATTTTTTATCTGCCGAAAGGCGGAAACGGAGCAACACCATCGGGACGCCGGGCTGGTTACCAGGCTAAAACGCTGGCTGCGCAGCAGGGCATGGTGA
- a CDS encoding undecaprenyl-diphosphate phosphatase: MSLWFLLFLSVLQGVTELFPVSSLGHTLLVPALFGMHIDKHAPQLLPFLVALHLGTAVALLWYFRERWVALIRGFFASLGGRRNDEGHMMWALIIGTIPAGIVGLVLEKRLEALFHDLRIVAFALIVNGVLLWFGDRLQRSRAHRAPEKLTFRQAFFVGLAQIGALIPGFSRSGLTMIAGNAAGLTAEKAAEFSFLLGTPIIFAAGVLELPKLFHARDQLTTALVGGVLTGIAAWLSVRFLMRYFEGRGRLASFGVYCVIAGALCLGWFMLHQPPAA; the protein is encoded by the coding sequence GTGAGTCTCTGGTTCCTGCTTTTTCTGAGCGTGCTGCAAGGCGTCACCGAACTGTTTCCGGTCAGCAGCCTTGGTCACACGCTGCTCGTTCCGGCGCTGTTCGGCATGCACATCGACAAGCATGCGCCGCAGCTGCTGCCGTTCCTCGTCGCGCTGCATCTCGGTACGGCGGTCGCGCTGCTGTGGTACTTCCGCGAACGCTGGGTTGCGCTGATCCGCGGCTTCTTCGCGTCGCTCGGCGGCCGCCGCAACGACGAAGGCCACATGATGTGGGCGCTGATCATCGGCACGATTCCGGCCGGGATCGTCGGCCTCGTGCTCGAAAAGCGGCTCGAAGCGCTTTTTCACGACCTGCGCATCGTTGCGTTCGCGCTGATCGTGAACGGCGTATTGCTGTGGTTCGGCGACCGGCTGCAACGCTCGCGCGCGCATCGCGCGCCCGAGAAGCTCACGTTCCGGCAGGCGTTTTTCGTCGGCCTCGCGCAGATCGGCGCGCTGATCCCCGGCTTTTCGCGCAGCGGCCTGACGATGATCGCGGGCAACGCGGCCGGGCTGACCGCGGAAAAGGCCGCGGAGTTTTCGTTCCTGCTCGGCACGCCGATCATCTTCGCGGCCGGCGTGCTCGAACTGCCGAAGCTGTTCCATGCGCGCGACCAGTTGACGACGGCGCTCGTCGGCGGGGTGCTGACCGGCATCGCCGCGTGGCTCAGCGTGCGGTTCCTGATGCGTTATTTCGAAGGGCGCGGACGGCTTGCGTCGTTCGGCGTGTACTGCGTGATCGCGGGCGCGCTGTGCCTCGGCTGGTTCATGCTGCACCAGCCGCCGGCGGCTTAA
- a CDS encoding aldose epimerase family protein encodes MDSLPQQDLLDLSFGPSTLRLAPWAGGRLMSWHVDGDAVIYWPEHANWDEPGRVRGGNPLLFPFLARHRVDGELGRWRDAEGVIRDMPMHGFARDLPFEAKVDDDGRGVRMTLVDTPQTQASYPFNFRFDAMYRLVEERTLEVELTTTNTGTVALPWYAGHHFYFALPHALRGETTVALPPTVRRHQLPDGRISDPEPGEPHYALDDPRIYDRFHCLERTPPAEPVRMVTPALKRVITIDLDRPGSVPWYAVTTWTEKPESDFHCVEPWLGLPDAIHNGLGLRWLAPGATESAILRIAVGSTD; translated from the coding sequence ATGGATTCACTTCCCCAGCAGGACCTCCTCGATCTCTCGTTCGGCCCTTCGACGCTGCGCCTCGCTCCGTGGGCCGGCGGCCGGCTGATGTCGTGGCACGTCGACGGCGACGCGGTCATCTACTGGCCGGAGCACGCGAACTGGGACGAGCCGGGACGCGTGCGCGGCGGCAATCCGCTGCTGTTTCCGTTTCTCGCGCGTCATCGCGTCGACGGTGAACTCGGCCGCTGGCGCGACGCGGAGGGCGTGATCCGCGACATGCCGATGCACGGCTTCGCACGCGACCTGCCGTTCGAGGCGAAGGTCGACGACGACGGCCGTGGCGTGCGGATGACGCTCGTCGATACGCCGCAGACGCAGGCGAGTTATCCGTTCAATTTCCGTTTCGACGCGATGTACCGGCTCGTCGAGGAGCGCACGCTCGAAGTCGAGCTGACCACGACGAACACCGGCACGGTCGCGCTGCCGTGGTATGCGGGCCATCACTTCTACTTCGCGCTGCCTCACGCGCTGCGCGGCGAGACGACGGTGGCACTGCCGCCGACCGTGCGCCGGCATCAGCTGCCGGACGGCAGGATCAGCGATCCGGAGCCGGGCGAGCCGCACTACGCGCTCGACGACCCGCGCATCTACGACCGCTTTCATTGCCTCGAACGGACGCCGCCCGCCGAGCCGGTGCGGATGGTCACGCCGGCGCTGAAGCGCGTCATCACGATCGACCTCGATCGGCCGGGCTCGGTGCCCTGGTACGCGGTGACGACGTGGACCGAGAAGCCGGAATCCGACTTCCACTGCGTCGAGCCGTGGCTCGGGCTGCCGGACGCGATCCACAACGGCCTCGGTCTGCGCTGGCTCGCGCCGGGCGCGACCGAAAGCGCGATATTGCGCATCGCCGTCGGATCGACGGACTGA
- a CDS encoding peptidoglycan DD-metalloendopeptidase family protein, whose translation MAKTIGRGIGRLACAALIALLAACGSAPVGPGYYRVERGDTLSKIARSNRQSVQSIVRWNNLSNPDAIEVGQVLRVAPPAGTVSATATPRPAPRGSAPPSSAREPAVADTPAPGGAPATSISLIWPTKGQVVRNFDGRNSKGIDIVNAAGTPVVAAAGGTVVYAGNGLRGYGNLLIVKHNADYLTAYAHNRALFVKEGEAVSQGQKIAEMGDTDNDRVMLHFELRYQGRSVDPARDLPAR comes from the coding sequence TTGGCAAAAACAATCGGACGGGGAATCGGGCGGCTCGCGTGTGCGGCGCTCATCGCGTTGCTCGCGGCGTGCGGATCGGCGCCGGTCGGCCCCGGCTACTATCGCGTCGAACGCGGCGACACGCTCAGCAAGATCGCGCGCAGCAACCGGCAGTCGGTGCAGAGCATCGTCCGCTGGAACAATCTGTCGAACCCCGACGCGATCGAAGTCGGTCAGGTGCTGCGCGTCGCGCCGCCGGCAGGGACAGTCAGCGCGACCGCGACGCCCCGCCCGGCGCCGCGCGGCAGCGCGCCGCCGTCCAGCGCGCGCGAACCGGCGGTCGCGGATACGCCCGCGCCGGGCGGCGCTCCGGCGACGTCGATTTCGCTCATATGGCCGACGAAAGGCCAGGTGGTCCGCAATTTCGACGGACGCAATTCGAAGGGCATCGACATCGTGAACGCCGCGGGGACGCCGGTCGTCGCGGCGGCGGGCGGCACCGTCGTCTATGCGGGCAACGGCCTGCGCGGCTACGGCAACCTGCTGATCGTCAAGCACAACGCGGACTACCTGACCGCGTATGCGCACAATCGCGCGCTGTTCGTAAAGGAAGGCGAAGCGGTGTCACAAGGGCAGAAGATCGCCGAGATGGGCGATACGGACAACGATCGCGTGATGCTGCATTTCGAGTTGCGCTACCAGGGACGCTCGGTCGATCCCGCGCGCGATCTTCCTGCGCGTTAA
- a CDS encoding DUF2288 domain-containing protein codes for MTSSDANPSALYAKLLGETAKIDWQDLERFFAQGKLLSVARDLDLVSVAEAIAGDDKDLVTRWLASGLVERMPAETAAGYANRKPELWAVVVSPWICVQERS; via the coding sequence ATGACTTCTAGCGACGCGAACCCCAGCGCGCTCTACGCCAAACTGCTTGGCGAGACCGCGAAGATCGACTGGCAGGATCTCGAACGTTTTTTTGCGCAGGGCAAGCTGCTGTCCGTCGCCCGCGACCTCGATCTCGTCAGCGTCGCGGAAGCGATCGCCGGCGACGACAAGGATCTCGTGACACGCTGGCTCGCGTCCGGCCTGGTGGAACGCATGCCGGCCGAAACGGCCGCCGGCTACGCCAATCGCAAACCGGAGCTTTGGGCGGTCGTCGTGTCGCCGTGGATCTGCGTGCAGGAACGTAGTTGA